From the genome of Vibrio porteresiae DSM 19223, one region includes:
- the pstS gene encoding phosphate ABC transporter substrate-binding protein PstS: MKKFAVLAASLTMLSAGAFADTTINGAGATFPYPVYMKWAKEYQAETGVKLNYQAIGSGGGIKQISAKTVDFGASDAPLTETQLDKIGLVQFPAVMGSIVPVVNVKGINAGELKISGELLADIYLGKVKFWDDKAVKVDNASLTLPHQPIVTVHRSDASGTSFNYTGYLAKVSNDWKEQVGQGKEVVWPKAATNLGGKGNAGVANLVKRTPGAIGYVEYAYAEQNKLIYTAMKNSAGTFVEPSLETFQAAAANADWNSAPGFAIDLNNQPGAKSWPMTAATFILMYKDQANADNAKEVLKFFQWGYEHGDLATGLGYVPMPKSVVTMVNDMWSKDIKANGKKVY; encoded by the coding sequence ATGAAAAAATTTGCGGTATTAGCTGCTTCACTAACCATGCTATCTGCTGGTGCTTTCGCAGATACAACAATCAACGGTGCAGGCGCAACATTCCCATATCCTGTGTACATGAAATGGGCAAAAGAATACCAAGCAGAAACTGGCGTAAAACTTAACTATCAAGCGATCGGTTCTGGCGGTGGTATCAAACAAATCTCTGCAAAAACTGTTGATTTTGGTGCTTCTGATGCTCCGCTAACCGAAACACAACTAGACAAAATCGGCTTGGTACAATTCCCAGCTGTTATGGGTTCTATCGTTCCAGTTGTGAATGTTAAAGGAATTAACGCTGGCGAACTGAAAATCTCTGGTGAACTACTGGCTGACATCTACCTAGGTAAAGTGAAATTCTGGGATGACAAAGCAGTTAAAGTAGACAACGCCTCTTTGACTCTGCCACACCAACCTATCGTGACTGTTCACCGTTCTGATGCTTCAGGTACTTCATTCAACTACACCGGTTACCTAGCAAAAGTCAGCAACGACTGGAAAGAACAAGTAGGTCAAGGTAAAGAAGTGGTATGGCCAAAAGCAGCAACAAACCTAGGCGGTAAAGGTAACGCAGGTGTTGCTAACTTAGTGAAACGTACTCCAGGTGCGATTGGTTATGTTGAATACGCTTACGCGGAACAAAACAAACTGATCTACACCGCAATGAAAAACAGTGCAGGTACCTTCGTAGAGCCTTCTCTTGAAACATTCCAAGCCGCTGCAGCTAACGCAGATTGGAACTCAGCACCTGGCTTTGCTATCGACCTAAACAACCAACCTGGCGCGAAATCATGGCCAATGACCGCTGCGACATTCATCTTGATGTACAAAGATCAAGCGAATGCAGATAACGCTAAAGAAGTGTTGAAATTCTTCCAATGGGGTTATGAGCACGGCGATCTAGCAACAGGCCTAGGTTATGTTCCAATGCCTAAATCTGTTGTGACCATGGTTAACGACATGTGGTCAAAAGACATCAAAGCGAACGGTAAGAAAGTTTACTAA
- a CDS encoding M16 family metallopeptidase, whose protein sequence is MRTLTICLISICYFFSTTVFSAQQWDEKLTVGELPNGFQYIIYPSKNSSEPFNLRLVVHAGSIDDTIPGIAHIVEHMVFRHNDIYGISIHQFLNQIGWKSGLQINALTRPTETQFMVRTRPNDVLNLEQSIALLANLSLHPTIQPDEWKIEKKVILEELRLGEGVASRINDQKKAVIRHDSRYTNGPTIGFAQTIQQTTASDIRAFLDTYYVPANMTLIVSGNVTAKRAKAAIEQAFGQGEKANVVNRDYVDFPLVNDLYIGKVQDPQGTSSFTTFGLRFPLLSRATDAGIEQRIQQNMLRRLMKTELSRAKERYKNESDIKSILVTAKEPTPERGIIAFQVRTLDHQRGLTIALTEWQRLLQNGIDEKELIKLKQTLLRSLDNNRIASTHRTYTDWEDKIASAIMQNGVLTSYEASEPLLRKAITGQTVESLNRRLHELLSSQDQFLFYQVPGNRDAELPSKEQVRKLQQTLSNTRLEKAPAVAMVTKKAAPKQLKQLPTVPELKQAELNIASKQAWSRDHVTRWTLKNGDTVTWLDQPAQGKVYLRLLSQTTANTLHQPDWLTQTAYQLWQQADYAFATQTAFNDWRDSHKVAWQWAPHQQQLDLGLMLESKTAAKKDTHLSQAMQSYAAMQQAPQWLDLNITDLKKDLAKQLTNKAELAQVEQFSTAQLQQTVRVLARQPIDLYIVGKLSSQSIEQNVLPYLAGIKRDHRVANTSATQESAKQDTHLKQPASTKTVKHIYHDNKATVTVKSQTPMQWSPEASFEISALNPIAQRALKNRLRHQLGGVYRMNFEMNLNKNNQVESTLSFTTDPLRVDELIAAATEVLNHLDRQIEQENIDLIKDDIEFAEQVRLQSPNTWLRRLQLSFERYQSPEYLTRMLSLDENISKASLTQWADKIFPQPASQTRIELPIENTTN, encoded by the coding sequence ATGCGCACTCTCACAATTTGCTTAATTAGCATTTGCTACTTCTTCTCTACTACGGTGTTTTCCGCCCAACAATGGGACGAAAAGTTAACCGTTGGTGAGCTTCCTAACGGTTTCCAATACATTATTTACCCGAGTAAAAATAGTAGCGAACCCTTTAATTTACGTTTAGTGGTTCATGCGGGTTCTATTGATGACACCATCCCCGGTATTGCGCATATTGTTGAACATATGGTGTTTCGCCATAACGATATTTACGGCATTAGTATCCATCAATTTTTAAATCAAATCGGTTGGAAATCGGGTCTGCAAATAAATGCATTAACTCGCCCAACTGAAACACAATTTATGGTGCGAACTCGTCCTAATGACGTATTAAATTTAGAGCAATCCATTGCCCTATTAGCAAATTTAAGCTTGCACCCAACTATTCAACCAGATGAATGGAAGATTGAGAAAAAGGTTATTTTGGAAGAGTTACGTCTGGGCGAAGGCGTAGCAAGCCGCATTAACGACCAAAAGAAAGCGGTTATTCGTCATGATTCTCGCTATACCAATGGTCCAACGATTGGGTTTGCTCAAACCATTCAACAAACCACTGCAAGCGACATTCGTGCGTTTCTCGACACCTATTATGTGCCAGCGAACATGACCCTGATTGTGAGCGGCAATGTAACGGCGAAGCGCGCTAAAGCGGCGATCGAACAAGCATTTGGACAAGGCGAAAAAGCGAACGTCGTCAATCGCGATTATGTCGATTTTCCACTCGTGAACGATCTCTATATCGGCAAAGTTCAAGACCCACAAGGTACCTCATCATTCACCACTTTTGGACTGAGGTTTCCCCTGCTTAGCCGTGCAACGGATGCTGGTATTGAGCAGCGCATTCAGCAGAACATGTTACGTCGACTGATGAAAACTGAGCTGTCACGAGCTAAAGAACGCTATAAAAATGAAAGCGATATCAAATCCATTTTGGTCACCGCTAAAGAGCCAACGCCAGAGCGTGGCATTATTGCCTTTCAAGTGCGTACACTCGATCACCAACGAGGATTAACCATTGCTTTAACCGAGTGGCAACGTCTACTGCAAAATGGCATTGATGAAAAAGAGCTGATCAAACTGAAGCAGACCTTATTACGCTCGCTAGACAACAACCGCATCGCAAGTACCCACCGCACTTACACCGATTGGGAGGACAAAATTGCCTCTGCGATTATGCAAAATGGCGTACTAACCAGTTATGAAGCGAGCGAACCGCTGCTGCGTAAAGCCATTACGGGTCAAACCGTAGAGAGTTTAAATCGTCGTTTACACGAGCTACTTTCCAGCCAAGATCAGTTTTTGTTTTACCAAGTCCCTGGCAATCGTGACGCCGAGTTACCAAGCAAAGAGCAAGTGCGAAAGCTACAGCAAACCCTGAGCAACACAAGGTTAGAAAAAGCACCCGCGGTAGCGATGGTGACAAAAAAGGCAGCGCCGAAACAACTTAAACAGCTACCTACAGTGCCCGAACTTAAGCAGGCAGAGCTCAACATTGCCAGCAAACAAGCGTGGTCACGTGATCATGTAACCCGCTGGACGCTAAAAAATGGTGACACGGTCACTTGGTTAGATCAACCGGCGCAAGGTAAGGTGTATTTACGTCTGCTCTCACAAACAACAGCCAACACCTTGCATCAGCCAGATTGGTTAACCCAAACGGCTTACCAACTTTGGCAACAGGCAGACTACGCCTTTGCGACACAAACCGCTTTTAACGATTGGCGCGACAGTCACAAGGTGGCATGGCAATGGGCACCCCACCAGCAACAACTTGACCTCGGTTTAATGTTGGAGAGCAAAACGGCCGCTAAAAAGGACACACACCTTAGCCAAGCGATGCAAAGTTACGCAGCGATGCAACAAGCACCGCAATGGCTTGATCTCAATATCACTGATTTGAAAAAGGATCTGGCGAAGCAGCTCACCAATAAAGCCGAGCTAGCCCAGGTAGAACAATTTAGCACAGCCCAATTACAACAAACCGTTCGCGTATTAGCTCGTCAACCGATTGATCTCTATATCGTTGGGAAGCTATCTAGCCAATCTATCGAGCAAAATGTGCTGCCGTATCTTGCTGGCATTAAGCGCGACCATCGCGTGGCCAACACTTCCGCTACACAGGAAAGCGCTAAGCAGGACACACACCTTAAGCAACCAGCTTCAACCAAAACAGTGAAACACATTTACCATGACAACAAAGCCACAGTAACGGTGAAGTCACAAACGCCGATGCAATGGTCGCCAGAGGCGAGTTTTGAGATATCTGCGCTCAATCCAATTGCGCAGCGCGCGCTGAAAAACCGTCTGCGTCACCAACTTGGTGGTGTGTATCGCATGAACTTTGAGATGAACTTGAACAAAAATAATCAGGTGGAATCCACACTCAGCTTTACCACCGACCCACTGCGTGTCGATGAGCTGATTGCCGCCGCAACCGAGGTGCTCAACCACCTTGACCGTCAGATTGAGCAAGAGAATATCGACCTCATCAAAGATGATATTGAGTTTGCCGAGCAGGTTCGTTTGCAATCGCCAAACACTTGGCTGCGCCGTCTGCAACTGAGTTTTGAACGTTATCAATCCCCTGAGTATTTAACGCGCATGCTTTCGTTAGATGAAAACATAAGCAAAGCATCGCTCACCCAGTGGGCAGATAAGATATTTCCGCAACCCGCGAGCCAAACGCGAATTGAACTACCGATAGAAAACACGACCAATTAA
- the pstA gene encoding phosphate ABC transporter permease PstA — protein sequence MRARKVKNWLFKAACFAATTIGLFILAAIMYSLISKGTVALNLDVFTKSLPAPGDTDGGLANAIVGSVMISVLGILIAIPIGVMAGTWLAEFGKESKMADTIRFMNGMLMSSPSILIGLFVYLIFVAPFHHFSGWAGAIALAIIALPMIISTTEEMLKLVPPSLREAGAGIGAPMWKVTTALSYRSVGAGIVTGILLSFARIAGETAPLLFTSLSNSFMSLDMAGPMANLPVTIYNLAMSPYETWNNLAWTGALIITTTILALNILSRSIPALINRR from the coding sequence ATGAGAGCTCGTAAAGTGAAAAACTGGCTGTTCAAAGCAGCGTGTTTTGCGGCAACAACGATTGGTCTGTTCATTCTGGCAGCCATCATGTACAGCCTCATCAGCAAAGGCACAGTCGCACTTAACTTAGATGTGTTTACCAAATCCCTACCCGCTCCTGGCGACACAGATGGCGGTCTGGCTAATGCGATTGTCGGTTCAGTGATGATCAGCGTATTGGGTATCCTGATTGCGATTCCAATCGGTGTGATGGCCGGTACATGGCTTGCAGAATTTGGTAAAGAGTCAAAAATGGCTGACACCATCCGTTTTATGAACGGGATGTTGATGTCATCACCATCGATTCTGATTGGTCTGTTTGTCTACTTGATCTTCGTGGCACCATTTCATCACTTTTCAGGTTGGGCCGGTGCAATTGCACTCGCCATCATTGCTTTGCCAATGATCATTTCAACCACAGAAGAGATGTTGAAATTGGTTCCACCTAGCTTACGTGAAGCTGGCGCGGGTATCGGTGCTCCAATGTGGAAAGTGACCACAGCACTGAGCTATCGCAGCGTAGGTGCAGGTATCGTCACTGGTATTTTGCTCTCTTTTGCACGTATCGCAGGTGAGACAGCACCTTTGCTGTTTACCTCATTAAGTAACTCATTTATGTCTCTGGATATGGCAGGCCCAATGGCAAACCTTCCTGTGACAATCTACAACTTGGCGATGAGCCCATATGAAACGTGGAATAACTTGGCGTGGACAGGTGCACTGATCATTACAACGACAATCCTAGCGCTCAACATTCTTTCACGTTCCATTCCAGCATTAATTAATAGGCGGTAA
- a CDS encoding aldo/keto reductase, with protein MADIQLPSQKRIPRLGLGTWYMGENKSQRQQEVAALRFGIEYGAKLIDTAEMYGEGEAELITGEAMRGYRDNLYLVSKFYPHHAGRKQVITACERSLRRLNTDHLDLYLLHWRGSVPFAETLEALYQLREQGKIVDYGVSNLDLDDMQEWCDADQLSLCATNQVLYNLKRREADYALKPFMDSKQISLMAYCPLDQGHLLQHPVLRQLAERHDATTAQIALAWLLAQKGVIAIPKSTHLERVKENLDAAELLLTQDDLHLLNEAFPQPKSARDAQLQMR; from the coding sequence ATGGCAGACATTCAACTTCCCTCACAAAAGCGGATTCCTCGCTTAGGGCTAGGCACTTGGTATATGGGTGAAAACAAATCCCAACGCCAGCAAGAAGTGGCAGCGTTACGTTTTGGTATTGAGTATGGCGCCAAGCTTATTGATACTGCAGAAATGTATGGTGAAGGTGAAGCGGAGCTGATCACTGGCGAAGCGATGCGTGGCTATCGTGACAATCTCTATCTTGTCAGTAAGTTCTATCCTCATCATGCCGGTCGCAAACAGGTGATTACTGCTTGTGAGCGTTCACTGCGCCGCTTAAATACCGATCATTTGGATTTGTATCTGCTGCACTGGCGTGGCTCGGTGCCTTTTGCAGAGACCTTAGAAGCGCTCTATCAACTGCGGGAACAAGGCAAAATCGTCGACTACGGCGTCAGTAACCTTGACCTTGATGACATGCAAGAGTGGTGTGATGCCGACCAGCTTAGCCTATGTGCAACCAACCAAGTGTTGTATAACCTCAAACGTCGTGAAGCCGATTACGCATTAAAACCCTTTATGGACAGTAAGCAAATTTCGTTAATGGCTTATTGCCCGCTTGACCAAGGCCACTTGCTGCAACATCCGGTGTTACGTCAATTGGCCGAACGCCATGATGCAACCACTGCTCAAATAGCGTTAGCCTGGCTGCTTGCCCAAAAAGGCGTTATTGCCATTCCTAAATCGACCCACCTTGAGCGCGTCAAAGAGAACTTAGACGCAGCAGAGCTGCTGCTTACTCAAGACGATTTACACCTGTTGAATGAGGCGTTTCCGCAGCCAAAATCCGCGCGTGATGCTCAACTGCAAATGCGTTAA
- a CDS encoding ExbD/TolR family protein — translation MINNSALEEEQGASEPLTAMIDVIFTLIAFMMLMINTPLASMEVSLPSTDATAQTITVKKESVTLSIINQDDNWYIDQQPMNSETLVDTLKQRKLAHPDLQVIVNSDKQVPMERMVQLFTLLQSVPLDVTQLALKETGR, via the coding sequence ATGATTAATAATAGTGCCTTAGAAGAAGAGCAAGGTGCATCTGAACCTTTAACGGCGATGATCGACGTTATCTTCACGCTGATCGCGTTTATGATGCTCATGATCAATACGCCACTGGCGTCAATGGAAGTGAGCTTGCCGAGCACAGATGCCACGGCACAGACCATCACTGTAAAAAAAGAGAGTGTCACGCTCTCGATTATCAACCAAGATGACAACTGGTATATCGACCAACAGCCGATGAACAGTGAAACGCTGGTAGATACATTAAAGCAGCGCAAACTTGCTCATCCCGATCTGCAGGTGATCGTCAATAGTGACAAACAAGTGCCCATGGAACGTATGGTGCAACTATTTACCTTGTTGCAATCGGTACCGCTCGATGTCACCCAATTGGCTCTGAAAGAGACGGGGCGCTAA
- the pstC gene encoding phosphate ABC transporter permease subunit PstC translates to MIASHAIYDRCFKQGSFSTALLITVMMAAIFATLVGGAMPAVQEFGLSFIFSTEWDPINFVFGAGNALYGTLVSSIIAVIIATPIGIAIAITLSELLPKWISYPVGLAIELLSAVPSIIYGMWGLFVFAPWFAEGPQLWMIEHMGVIPVIGPLFSGAPLGQGLLTAGIILSFMILPIMTSLIKDALSTVPNVLRESSYGIGANTYEVISNILLPSIKSSVFGAFILALGRALGETMAVTFVIGNSQDISSSLFMPATSISATIANQFNEADGIKMASLMALGLVLFIVTFLVMGYARLQLRKSKVA, encoded by the coding sequence GTGATTGCTTCTCACGCTATTTATGATCGTTGTTTTAAACAAGGTAGTTTCAGTACCGCCTTGCTGATCACTGTAATGATGGCCGCTATCTTCGCTACGTTAGTAGGCGGAGCGATGCCAGCAGTACAGGAATTCGGTCTTAGTTTTATCTTCAGTACAGAATGGGATCCTATTAATTTTGTCTTCGGCGCGGGTAACGCCCTTTATGGCACTTTAGTTTCTTCGATCATCGCAGTCATTATTGCAACACCGATTGGTATTGCGATTGCGATTACACTCTCTGAGCTACTTCCAAAATGGATATCTTATCCAGTTGGTCTAGCGATTGAGCTGCTCTCTGCTGTTCCAAGTATCATCTATGGTATGTGGGGCTTGTTCGTGTTCGCTCCTTGGTTTGCTGAAGGTCCGCAATTGTGGATGATTGAGCACATGGGTGTGATTCCTGTGATTGGTCCACTGTTTAGCGGTGCACCACTAGGACAAGGATTATTAACTGCAGGCATCATTCTTTCGTTCATGATTCTGCCTATCATGACCTCGTTGATTAAAGATGCACTGAGCACAGTACCTAATGTACTTCGTGAATCCTCATACGGCATTGGCGCGAACACCTACGAAGTGATCAGCAATATCCTGCTGCCATCCATCAAAAGCTCGGTGTTTGGTGCTTTTATTCTGGCACTTGGCCGCGCGCTTGGGGAAACCATGGCGGTGACGTTTGTCATCGGTAACTCGCAAGACATTAGCTCATCACTGTTTATGCCAGCAACCTCGATCTCCGCGACGATTGCAAACCAGTTCAACGAAGCGGATGGCATCAAAATGGCTTCACTCATGGCATTAGGCCTAGTGCTGTTCATTGTGACATTCCTTGTTATGGGATATGCCCGTCTGCAACTACGTAAAAGTAAGGTGGCATAA
- a CDS encoding TonB family protein, with protein sequence MKFPTQTRFSLSLVFSVALHLVILAMVLWQIQSLPPTPVKSNDKLAISLGLQAALAGAATSHAKQAQNEAKEMQANVEPKPVKPEEQREEKPIKKTKPIETPKALVKAVPKPQEVKPKESPPKEVVKKEPEPKQEEQPKVSKAAIAQTQSIDSVAGEQGVNGSTQDSQQQSETGLANRAAASASEQYDYLVRQHLLAKKMAPNLMSSSRIRGEVTLIFTLDRQGKVLKAEIAKASRIRAFNKAAVKMLAKASPFPAAPSNVDWLQREFNITVTYDIQ encoded by the coding sequence ATGAAATTCCCGACTCAAACTCGCTTCTCTCTGAGTTTGGTGTTTTCTGTTGCTTTGCACCTAGTGATTTTGGCGATGGTGTTGTGGCAAATACAATCGTTACCGCCAACGCCAGTGAAGAGTAATGACAAACTGGCGATATCACTGGGCTTGCAAGCGGCTCTTGCAGGGGCTGCAACAAGCCATGCGAAGCAGGCACAAAACGAAGCGAAAGAGATGCAAGCCAATGTTGAACCTAAGCCTGTAAAACCAGAAGAGCAGCGTGAAGAAAAGCCAATTAAAAAGACGAAGCCAATAGAAACGCCCAAAGCACTCGTTAAGGCTGTCCCCAAACCGCAAGAAGTTAAGCCCAAAGAGTCCCCACCTAAAGAGGTGGTAAAAAAAGAACCAGAGCCTAAACAAGAAGAGCAGCCCAAAGTGAGCAAAGCGGCTATCGCTCAGACTCAATCGATTGATAGCGTCGCCGGTGAGCAAGGAGTGAACGGTTCAACTCAAGATAGCCAGCAACAAAGCGAAACTGGCTTAGCCAACCGCGCTGCAGCAAGTGCTAGCGAACAGTATGACTATTTAGTACGGCAACATTTACTGGCGAAGAAAATGGCGCCTAATTTGATGAGCTCAAGTCGCATCCGTGGGGAAGTCACCTTGATTTTCACCCTAGACCGACAAGGTAAAGTGCTCAAAGCAGAGATTGCCAAAGCGTCACGTATTCGCGCCTTTAATAAAGCTGCGGTAAAAATGCTGGCCAAAGCGAGCCCATTTCCTGCAGCCCCAAGCAATGTGGATTGGCTGCAACGGGAATTTAATATCACTGTCACCTACGACATCCAATAA
- a CDS encoding MotA/TolQ/ExbB proton channel family protein, whose translation MSDVILNQDIWSIATAIPLLICSLIALALILDRSVAALRCKVLSQKQQQQVQALLNNGEVNQVSNAIASSGEGYQAAMSEFASTTSMDKELREEALGLWLARYTKTLRRRLSALTTIATLAPMLGLLGTIVGLMRSFHNIGLSNGPVEPALVADGLWQALSTTAAGMIIAVLCVMCHAMFQSRIRYHLSDVTDLLNRCCLTHLVAEAKND comes from the coding sequence ATGAGTGATGTCATTTTAAACCAAGATATCTGGTCCATAGCGACCGCTATTCCACTGCTGATCTGTTCATTGATCGCGTTGGCGCTGATTCTCGATCGCAGTGTGGCAGCCTTGCGTTGTAAGGTCCTGTCGCAAAAGCAGCAGCAACAAGTACAAGCTCTGCTTAACAATGGTGAAGTGAACCAAGTGAGTAACGCCATCGCCTCTTCTGGCGAGGGCTATCAAGCGGCAATGAGTGAATTTGCTAGCACAACGTCCATGGATAAAGAGCTGCGCGAAGAAGCATTAGGCTTGTGGCTTGCCCGTTACACCAAAACCTTACGTCGTCGCTTATCGGCCCTAACTACCATCGCAACATTAGCGCCTATGCTGGGGCTGCTGGGTACGATAGTCGGTCTAATGCGCTCATTTCATAATATTGGACTGAGTAATGGTCCCGTTGAACCTGCGTTAGTTGCGGACGGTTTATGGCAAGCCCTATCGACAACGGCAGCAGGGATGATCATCGCGGTTCTCTGCGTCATGTGCCATGCAATGTTTCAGTCTCGCATTCGTTACCATTTGAGCGATGTGACCGATCTTCTTAACCGCTGCTGCTTAACTCACTTAGTTGCAGAGGCCAAAAATGATTAA
- the pstB gene encoding phosphate ABC transporter ATP-binding protein PstB produces MMTSFIEPQAIREIAAETDSAVASEKRMSVEGLNFFYGEGKQALFDINMPIYKNRVTAIIGPSGCGKSTLLRTLNRIYKLYPKQHARGTIMLDETNILESSYDLNQLRGEVGMIFQKPTPFPMSIYENIAFGLRLKENLSKKEMDARVQQALEQARLWKEVKEKLHTDAAGLSGGQQQRLCIARAIALKPEVLLMDEPTSALDPIATQGIEELITKLRRDFTIVIVTHNMQQAKRISDYTAFMHLGKLIEFAPTEKIFNSPDQTMTADYVGGHFG; encoded by the coding sequence ATGATGACCTCGTTTATTGAACCTCAAGCAATTCGTGAAATCGCAGCAGAAACTGACAGTGCTGTCGCATCAGAAAAACGTATGAGTGTTGAAGGTCTGAACTTCTTCTACGGTGAAGGCAAACAAGCCTTATTCGACATCAATATGCCGATTTATAAAAACCGCGTTACCGCTATTATTGGTCCGTCTGGTTGTGGCAAATCGACCTTGCTACGTACACTAAACCGTATCTATAAGCTCTACCCAAAACAACATGCGCGCGGCACCATCATGTTGGATGAAACTAACATCCTTGAGAGCAGTTATGACCTCAACCAATTGCGCGGTGAAGTGGGCATGATTTTCCAAAAACCAACACCATTCCCGATGAGCATTTATGAAAACATCGCGTTCGGTTTGCGTTTGAAAGAAAATCTCTCGAAGAAAGAAATGGATGCGCGAGTTCAACAAGCTCTTGAGCAAGCTCGTCTATGGAAAGAAGTGAAAGAGAAGCTGCACACTGATGCTGCGGGTCTTTCAGGTGGTCAACAGCAACGTCTGTGTATCGCTCGTGCTATCGCGCTGAAACCAGAAGTATTGCTGATGGATGAACCTACCTCTGCGCTTGACCCAATTGCAACGCAAGGTATCGAAGAGCTGATCACTAAGCTACGTCGTGACTTCACTATTGTTATCGTGACGCACAACATGCAACAGGCGAAACGTATCTCTGATTACACTGCGTTTATGCACTTAGGTAAGCTTATCGAGTTTGCTCCTACTGAGAAGATCTTTAACTCTCCTGATCAAACGATGACAGCAGACTACGTAGGTGGTCATTTCGGTTAA